One Tunturibacter gelidoferens genomic region harbors:
- the tadA gene encoding tRNA adenosine(34) deaminase TadA, whose product MLSSNETDEAHLREAIAEANDAEANGEVPVGAIVVHGDKIIGRGQNRVLRDSDPTAHAEIVALRQAGLHLRNYRLADCTLYVTLEPCAMCAGAILHARLSRLVYAAPDPKAGACGSVLSVMNHPQLNHTVEVTPNLLAEECSTLLTTFFRKRRQENSQARILQNEAANRDTVKEMLMATKKKWSAEVDTDSTHPDEGLFKKSASAIAKALATKKVSPKGPASGMQMLNFYINRAGKNLSQERHAELEKAKTLLSEIIAKTKPESEKPAAKSAAKKAPKKPAKKATKKAPAKKSPAKSSAKKPLGNRSLPCQVVSQAK is encoded by the coding sequence ATGCTGTCCTCCAACGAAACCGACGAAGCTCACCTCCGCGAAGCTATCGCTGAAGCCAACGACGCCGAAGCCAACGGCGAAGTCCCCGTCGGCGCCATCGTCGTTCATGGAGACAAGATCATCGGCCGAGGCCAGAACCGTGTCCTCCGCGACAGCGATCCCACCGCCCACGCCGAGATCGTCGCCCTCCGCCAAGCCGGCCTTCACCTACGCAACTACCGCCTCGCAGACTGCACCCTCTACGTCACCCTCGAACCCTGCGCCATGTGCGCCGGAGCCATCCTCCACGCGCGCCTCAGCCGCCTCGTCTACGCCGCGCCCGACCCCAAAGCCGGAGCCTGCGGCAGCGTCCTCTCCGTCATGAACCACCCCCAGCTCAACCACACAGTCGAAGTCACCCCCAACCTCCTCGCCGAAGAGTGCAGCACCCTCCTCACAACTTTTTTCCGCAAGCGCCGCCAGGAAAACTCACAAGCTCGCATCCTACAAAACGAAGCAGCGAACAGAGACACAGTCAAGGAGATGCTCATGGCGACAAAGAAAAAATGGTCCGCAGAGGTGGACACCGACTCGACTCATCCCGACGAAGGTCTCTTCAAAAAGAGCGCGTCGGCTATAGCCAAAGCCCTCGCCACGAAAAAAGTCTCGCCAAAAGGTCCAGCCTCCGGCATGCAGATGTTGAACTTCTACATCAACCGCGCCGGCAAAAACCTGTCGCAGGAACGTCACGCAGAACTGGAAAAAGCCAAAACTCTCCTCTCCGAAATCATCGCGAAAACAAAACCAGAGTCCGAAAAGCCAGCCGCAAAATCCGCTGCAAAGAAAGCTCCGAAGAAACCCGCAAAGAAGGCAACGAAGAAAGCTCCCGCAAAGAAATCTCCTGCAAAGTCGTCCGCAAAAAAACCACTAGGAAATAGGAGCCTCCCATGTCAGGTCGTCTCGCAGGCAAAGTAG
- a CDS encoding agmatine deiminase family protein has protein sequence MPAEWSPHAATWIAWPHNAEDWPSKFQPIPWVYSEIVRHLSRVEDVHILVNDLAAERRVTNLLRRTGANLARLHFHQWPTDRVWLRDSGPIFVKNPHGDLAATNWKFNAWAKYDNWQRDDQIPVHVAHHYDIPQIRPEVQLPDGSAHRLVLEGGSIDTNGAGLLLTTEECLLSKIQERNPGLGNESETRQRLEHAFHEYLGIEKVLWLHKGCAGDDTHGHIDDITRFVGENKILTAVEPNTHDENHLPLAENLDRLRSFRNLENQPFEIVELPMPAPVIFDNQRLPASYANFYIANSLVLVPTFNDPNDRYALNILAACFPDREIIGIHAVDLVWGLGTLHCLSQQEPA, from the coding sequence ATGCCCGCCGAGTGGTCCCCTCACGCCGCCACCTGGATCGCCTGGCCCCACAACGCCGAGGACTGGCCCAGCAAATTCCAACCCATCCCCTGGGTCTACAGCGAAATCGTCCGCCATCTCTCCCGCGTCGAAGACGTACACATCCTCGTCAACGATCTCGCCGCCGAGCGCCGCGTCACCAACCTTCTCCGCCGCACCGGAGCCAACCTCGCCCGCCTCCACTTCCACCAATGGCCCACCGACCGCGTCTGGCTCCGCGACTCAGGTCCCATCTTCGTCAAGAATCCCCACGGCGACCTCGCCGCCACCAACTGGAAGTTCAACGCCTGGGCCAAGTATGACAACTGGCAACGCGACGACCAGATCCCTGTGCACGTTGCCCATCACTACGACATCCCGCAGATCCGCCCCGAGGTCCAGCTTCCCGACGGCAGCGCACATCGCCTCGTCCTCGAAGGTGGCAGCATCGACACCAACGGCGCCGGCCTCCTCCTCACCACCGAAGAGTGCCTCCTATCCAAGATCCAGGAGCGCAACCCCGGCCTCGGCAACGAATCCGAAACCCGCCAGCGCCTCGAGCACGCCTTCCACGAATACCTCGGCATCGAAAAGGTCCTCTGGCTCCACAAAGGCTGCGCCGGCGACGACACCCACGGCCACATCGACGACATCACCCGCTTCGTAGGCGAAAACAAGATCCTCACCGCCGTCGAGCCCAACACCCACGACGAAAACCACCTACCCCTGGCCGAAAATCTCGACCGCCTCCGCAGCTTCCGCAATCTCGAAAACCAGCCCTTTGAAATCGTCGAGCTCCCCATGCCCGCCCCCGTCATCTTCGACAATCAGCGACTCCCCGCCAGCTACGCCAACTTCTACATCGCCAACTCGCTCGTCCTCGTCCCCACCTTCAACGATCCCAACGACCGCTACGCCCTCAACATCCTCGCCGCCTGCTTCCCCGACCGCGAGATCATCGGCATCCACGCCGTCGACCTCGTCTGGGGCCTCGGCACCCTCCACTGCCTCAGCCAACAGGAGCCCGCATAA
- a CDS encoding HD domain-containing protein: MTIQPYRAALETYIATHANPTHKFGHQPRLYALTQQIGRGRTYDDDVVFAAVWLHDLGVFIGHRPEDEAALKTWNHVTYIIEKAPAILTEAGFPSEKISAVLEVIRTHQPQDAPLTLEATIARDADILEQLGAIGITRTLAKLGSDTRFCTFTEALHALKKQLATLPDQLKLDTSRALAIPRFHIMQSFLDALESEAGTNLY; encoded by the coding sequence GTGACCATTCAACCCTATCGCGCCGCACTCGAAACCTACATCGCCACCCACGCGAACCCGACCCACAAGTTCGGCCATCAGCCTCGCCTCTACGCCCTCACGCAACAGATCGGCCGCGGCCGCACCTACGACGACGACGTAGTCTTCGCCGCCGTCTGGCTCCACGATCTCGGCGTCTTCATCGGCCACCGCCCCGAAGACGAAGCCGCCCTCAAGACCTGGAACCACGTAACCTACATCATCGAGAAAGCCCCCGCCATCCTCACCGAAGCCGGCTTCCCCTCAGAAAAAATCTCCGCCGTCCTCGAAGTCATCCGCACCCACCAGCCGCAAGACGCTCCCCTAACCCTCGAAGCCACCATCGCCCGCGACGCCGACATCCTCGAGCAACTCGGAGCCATCGGCATCACCCGCACCCTCGCCAAACTCGGCAGCGACACACGCTTCTGCACCTTCACCGAAGCCCTCCACGCCCTCAAAAAACAACTCGCCACCCTCCCCGATCAGCTCAAACTCGACACCTCCAGAGCCCTCGCCATACCCCGCTTTCACATCATGCAATCCTTCCTCGATGCCCTCGAATCCGAAGCCGGGACCAATCTCTACTAA
- a CDS encoding cysteine hydrolase family protein, protein MITDNGIEIFTALQDLVHPQRTALLVYDMQVGIIPQIKEGAEILSKVSSLLQATRRAGIRTIFTRHMSLPPELMGSFQYRMAMAWQGKQNPAEISSPFLRDSQAFQLAPELQPLPSEAIFDKLSMSAFEGTPLQFTLRDCGIRSLLLVGIALEIGIEPTCRQAADLGIIPILIRDACGAGNAEAANHCVASLQHMGDTIVTDLATISALVSAIPVPGTSDSR, encoded by the coding sequence ATGATTACAGACAACGGAATAGAAATCTTCACGGCTCTTCAAGACCTGGTTCATCCGCAGCGTACCGCTCTGCTGGTCTATGACATGCAAGTCGGCATCATCCCGCAGATCAAAGAGGGAGCCGAGATTCTTTCAAAGGTAAGCAGTCTCCTCCAAGCCACTCGCCGCGCGGGCATACGAACCATCTTTACCCGCCACATGTCGCTGCCTCCCGAACTGATGGGGTCGTTCCAATACCGAATGGCCATGGCTTGGCAAGGCAAACAGAACCCCGCTGAAATCTCCTCTCCTTTTCTTCGCGATTCCCAGGCCTTCCAATTAGCTCCCGAACTCCAACCACTCCCAAGCGAAGCAATCTTCGACAAGCTGTCCATGTCCGCCTTTGAAGGCACTCCTTTGCAGTTCACTCTTCGCGACTGTGGCATCCGCAGCCTTCTCCTGGTCGGCATAGCCCTCGAAATCGGCATCGAACCGACCTGCCGTCAAGCCGCAGACCTCGGTATCATCCCCATCCTCATCCGCGATGCATGCGGTGCAGGGAATGCTGAAGCCGCCAACCACTGTGTCGCTTCCCTTCAGCACATGGGAGACACCATCGTCACAGACCTCGCGACTATTTCTGCCCTTGTTAGCGCCATCCCTGTTCCGGGAACCAGCGACTCCCGGTAA
- a CDS encoding cytochrome-c peroxidase: MNIASLLPGGAHEDPDVVIANAFITLTESSLLQQVEQAPSLDLYHQLTLLGKTEIYDVNLSPAKNIACATCHVPYTGFRGASSVFNATTAAQPGGTAITNATPPEPNYRIGPRNPQSYAYAAFAPILHYNATQNSFYGGNFWDMRATGIRLGNPAAEQAEGPPVNPVEMGNIDTACVVWKASESQYASLITLIWGAQSFAIRWPSNVAAVCAKPGPPPTNDPLPVHLSTVDRGTSDTTYDHIAMSMASYESSPDVSGFSSKFDAYLAGNATLTPAELNGYTLFNGKARCNQCHLSGTAVGSTNSQAPADVGPLFTDFTANNIGLPKNLALPYYCENKPDQFGYTANPLGFAFVDLGVGGFLNGTGAAPNPNTLQWKQLAPLFNGMFQTPTARNVDKRPSPTFVKEYMHNGYLKSLKEVVHFYNTSQALPRCAQGSPGEKVTCWPAPEYPATLNTTQLGNLGLTSAEEDDVVAFLQTLTDGFVTSPATFARPAKKE; encoded by the coding sequence GTGAACATTGCTTCGTTGCTCCCTGGCGGAGCCCACGAAGACCCGGATGTCGTGATTGCGAACGCGTTTATCACCCTCACTGAATCAAGCCTGCTCCAGCAGGTCGAACAGGCGCCTTCGCTGGACCTGTATCACCAGCTCACCTTGCTCGGTAAAACCGAGATTTACGATGTGAACCTGTCCCCCGCCAAGAACATAGCCTGCGCGACCTGCCATGTCCCGTACACAGGATTCAGAGGCGCTTCGAGTGTCTTCAATGCAACCACCGCTGCTCAGCCTGGAGGGACTGCAATCACCAATGCAACTCCGCCAGAGCCGAACTACCGTATCGGTCCAAGAAATCCCCAAAGTTATGCGTACGCCGCCTTCGCGCCAATCCTGCACTACAACGCAACGCAGAATAGTTTCTATGGCGGCAATTTCTGGGATATGCGCGCCACTGGAATCCGCCTCGGCAATCCAGCGGCAGAACAGGCAGAAGGACCGCCGGTGAATCCTGTGGAGATGGGAAATATCGACACGGCATGCGTGGTTTGGAAGGCGTCAGAGAGCCAATATGCTTCGCTGATCACACTGATATGGGGCGCTCAATCGTTCGCGATCCGTTGGCCTTCGAATGTGGCCGCTGTATGCGCCAAGCCAGGTCCACCTCCAACGAACGATCCACTCCCGGTACATCTCAGTACTGTTGATCGGGGAACATCAGACACCACGTATGACCATATAGCGATGTCAATGGCATCGTATGAATCTTCCCCCGATGTCAGTGGTTTCTCCTCGAAGTTCGACGCCTATCTCGCCGGCAATGCGACCTTGACTCCCGCAGAACTGAACGGCTACACGTTGTTCAATGGCAAAGCGCGTTGCAATCAATGCCATCTGAGCGGCACCGCGGTAGGTTCGACCAATAGCCAGGCGCCGGCCGATGTGGGACCGCTCTTCACCGATTTCACGGCAAACAATATTGGGCTCCCCAAGAATTTGGCTCTTCCGTACTATTGCGAGAACAAGCCTGACCAGTTTGGATACACCGCGAATCCCCTGGGCTTCGCCTTCGTCGATTTGGGAGTAGGAGGGTTTCTGAACGGCACGGGCGCTGCGCCCAATCCGAATACGCTGCAGTGGAAACAGCTTGCGCCACTGTTTAACGGTATGTTCCAAACGCCCACCGCGCGCAACGTCGACAAGAGGCCGAGCCCCACCTTCGTGAAGGAGTATATGCACAACGGGTATCTAAAGAGCCTGAAAGAAGTCGTTCACTTCTATAACACCTCACAGGCACTGCCGCGTTGCGCGCAGGGTTCACCCGGCGAGAAGGTGACCTGCTGGCCAGCGCCTGAGTACCCGGCCACCCTGAACACGACGCAGTTGGGCAATCTGGGCTTAACCAGCGCTGAGGAAGACGATGTTGTTGCCTTCCTTCAAACGCTAACGGATGGCTTTGTCACCTCGCCAGCTACGTTTGCCCGTCCGGCGAAAAAGGAATAG
- a CDS encoding glutaredoxin family protein, producing MDLTVYSASWCRDCREAKRFLTTHNIPYKEIDIENTPGAADLVIANVGKRAIPQFVIDGKWVQPYRPGEGFLHDEMAELLGVSQ from the coding sequence ATGGATCTCACCGTCTACTCCGCCTCTTGGTGCCGCGACTGCCGCGAAGCCAAGCGCTTCCTCACCACTCACAATATCCCCTACAAAGAGATCGACATCGAGAACACCCCCGGTGCCGCCGACCTCGTCATCGCCAACGTAGGCAAGCGCGCCATCCCCCAGTTCGTCATCGACGGCAAATGGGTCCAGCCCTACCGCCCCGGCGAAGGCTTCCTCCACGACGAGATGGCCGAACTCCTCGGCGTCTCTCAATAA
- a CDS encoding SDR family NAD(P)-dependent oxidoreductase has product MSGRLAGKVAIVTGSGSGIGQAIAIRFASEGASIVVDYRKNIDQAQETISKAEAAGGKAILVKADVSILADTQNLVDQAYTQLGRCDILVNNAGIEKEAAFWDVTEADYDAVLNINLKGAFFLAQAFVRRLRDAKLPGRIINISSVHEDMVFPNFATYCASKGGIRTLMRDLSVELGPLNITVNNIAPGAIATPINTKLMEDKPKLDALLANIPLGRMGTPDDVSGVALFLASDDAAYVTGSTYFVDGGLIRNYHEQ; this is encoded by the coding sequence ATGTCAGGTCGTCTCGCAGGCAAAGTAGCAATCGTCACCGGCTCCGGCTCCGGCATCGGCCAGGCCATCGCCATTCGCTTCGCCAGCGAAGGCGCATCCATCGTCGTCGACTATCGCAAAAACATCGACCAGGCCCAGGAGACCATCTCCAAAGCCGAAGCCGCCGGCGGCAAAGCCATCCTCGTCAAAGCTGATGTCTCCATCCTCGCCGACACGCAAAACCTGGTCGACCAGGCCTACACCCAGCTAGGCCGCTGCGACATCCTCGTCAACAACGCCGGCATCGAGAAGGAAGCCGCCTTCTGGGACGTCACCGAAGCCGACTACGACGCCGTCCTCAACATCAACCTAAAAGGCGCCTTCTTCCTCGCCCAGGCCTTCGTCCGTCGCCTCCGCGACGCCAAACTCCCCGGCCGCATCATCAACATCTCCTCGGTCCACGAGGACATGGTCTTTCCCAACTTCGCCACCTACTGCGCCTCCAAGGGCGGCATCCGCACGCTCATGCGCGACCTCTCCGTCGAGCTCGGCCCCCTCAACATCACCGTCAACAACATCGCCCCCGGCGCCATCGCCACCCCCATCAACACCAAACTGATGGAAGACAAACCCAAGCTCGACGCCCTCCTCGCCAATATTCCCCTGGGCCGCATGGGCACCCCCGACGATGTCTCTGGCGTAGCTCTCTTCCTCGCCTCCGACGACGCCGCCTACGTCACCGGCTCGACCTACTTCGTCGACGGCGGCCTGATCCGCAACTACCACGAGCAATAA